Proteins from a genomic interval of Salinarchaeum sp. Harcht-Bsk1:
- a CDS encoding DUF302 domain-containing protein encodes MSLPIDPSQIDPADYGEHQTVLEMDHDEAIEHVREVCLDVGFGVPVEFSPSELLNEKVDADRDPYYVLGACNPAVADRVLDVSKEMGGLFPCNMVIWEEAPGQQRVYHVSIMKIARLLGIVPDDDEMQAIVDDTGEMVAETFERLEAA; translated from the coding sequence ATGTCGCTCCCGATCGACCCGTCGCAGATCGACCCCGCGGACTACGGCGAGCACCAGACCGTCCTCGAGATGGACCACGATGAGGCGATCGAGCACGTTCGCGAGGTCTGTCTCGACGTCGGCTTCGGCGTTCCCGTCGAGTTCTCGCCCTCCGAGTTGCTCAACGAGAAGGTCGACGCCGACCGCGATCCCTACTACGTCCTCGGGGCGTGCAATCCAGCAGTCGCGGATCGCGTGCTCGACGTGAGCAAGGAAATGGGCGGGCTCTTCCCCTGCAACATGGTGATCTGGGAGGAAGCACCCGGCCAGCAGCGCGTGTACCACGTCTCCATCATGAAGATCGCACGGCTGCTCGGGATCGTCCCGGACGACGACGAGATGCAGGCCATCGTCGACGACACGGGCGAGATGGTCGCCGAGACGTTCGAGCGCCTGGAAGCGGCCTGA
- the mvk gene encoding mevalonate kinase: protein MATSSAPGKVFLLGEHAVVYGEPALLAAIERRARVTVEERSDGGLRVDSEDLTLDGFTIEYGEDAATDPNVDVPQNLLEAATGYVDEAVAQARDAADAPNAGFEVTIESEIPLGAGIGSSAAVVAAAIDAATRELGVELDREEIADRAYRVEHAVQDGQASRADTFTSTMGGVVRVEGDGGHSIPAPELPLVIGYDGGAGDTGKLVADVRSLRERYGFAADTVETIGDVVDEGERALDDGDVETLGELMNADHGLLSALGVSSRSLDAMVWAARDAGAMGAKLTGAGGGGCIVALDESDESQTALEYTPGCEEAFRAELAEEGVRRK, encoded by the coding sequence ATGGCAACCTCGAGCGCCCCAGGGAAGGTCTTCCTCCTCGGGGAGCACGCAGTCGTCTACGGGGAGCCCGCGCTGCTGGCCGCCATCGAGCGGCGCGCGCGGGTGACCGTCGAGGAGCGGTCCGACGGCGGGCTCCGGGTGGATTCGGAGGACCTCACGCTGGACGGGTTCACGATCGAGTATGGCGAAGACGCGGCGACGGATCCGAACGTCGACGTCCCACAGAACCTCCTCGAGGCGGCGACGGGGTACGTCGACGAGGCGGTCGCGCAGGCCCGCGACGCTGCCGATGCACCGAACGCCGGCTTCGAGGTGACGATCGAGAGCGAGATTCCACTCGGGGCGGGGATCGGCTCCTCGGCCGCAGTGGTCGCGGCAGCGATCGACGCGGCGACGAGAGAACTGGGCGTCGAACTCGATCGCGAGGAGATCGCCGACCGCGCGTACCGGGTCGAACACGCCGTCCAGGACGGGCAAGCCTCCCGCGCGGACACGTTCACGTCGACGATGGGCGGCGTCGTCCGCGTCGAGGGCGACGGCGGTCACTCGATTCCGGCACCGGAGCTACCGCTCGTGATCGGGTACGACGGTGGGGCGGGGGACACCGGAAAGCTGGTGGCGGACGTCCGTTCCCTCCGCGAACGGTACGGCTTCGCGGCGGACACCGTCGAGACGATCGGCGACGTCGTCGACGAGGGAGAGCGAGCGCTCGACGACGGCGACGTCGAGACGCTCGGCGAGCTAATGAACGCCGACCACGGACTCCTCTCGGCGCTCGGCGTCTCGTCGCGATCGCTCGACGCGATGGTCTGGGCCGCCCGGGACGCCGGCGCGATGGGTGCGAAGCTGACGGGTGCCGGCGGCGGTGGCTGCATCGTCGCACTCGACGAGAGCGACGAGAGCCAGACGGCCCTCGAGTATACGCCCGGCTGCGAGGAGGCGTTCCGCGCGGAGCTGGCCGAAGAAGGGGTGCGTCGGAAGTGA
- a CDS encoding isopentenyl phosphate kinase, translating to MTAVLKLGGSVVTDKDRPETLDGPALDAAAAAIGEVAASVRPSDPESLEPADLVVVHGGGSFGHHHAEAHGVSTTSGTHDPEAVLAIHGAMTTLNRFVVQRLREQQVPAVPVHPSSAGHRNSAGDLTLPAGQVATLLGEGFVPVLHGDGVAHVGEGVSVLSGDEVVVSLAESLGAERVGVCSTVPGVLDEQDDVVDRIPAYDAVEDLLGGSEATDVSGGMAAKVRELLALEGTASIFGLDDLPAFLAGDRPGTTVG from the coding sequence GTGACGGCCGTCCTGAAGCTCGGCGGGAGTGTCGTGACGGACAAAGACCGCCCCGAAACGCTCGACGGTCCCGCGCTCGACGCTGCCGCGGCGGCGATCGGAGAGGTCGCCGCCTCAGTCCGTCCGTCGGATCCCGAGAGCCTCGAGCCGGCCGACCTCGTCGTCGTCCACGGCGGCGGCAGCTTCGGCCACCACCACGCCGAAGCGCACGGCGTCTCGACGACCAGCGGGACCCACGATCCGGAGGCCGTCCTCGCGATTCACGGTGCGATGACGACGCTGAACCGCTTCGTCGTTCAGCGCCTCCGCGAGCAGCAGGTCCCCGCCGTGCCGGTCCACCCCTCCTCCGCGGGGCACCGCAACAGCGCCGGCGACCTCACCCTGCCGGCCGGGCAGGTCGCGACCCTGCTCGGCGAGGGGTTCGTGCCCGTCCTGCACGGCGACGGCGTCGCCCACGTCGGGGAGGGCGTCTCCGTGCTCAGCGGCGACGAGGTCGTCGTCTCGCTCGCCGAGTCGCTCGGTGCCGAGCGCGTCGGCGTCTGCTCGACGGTCCCGGGGGTGCTCGACGAGCAAGACGACGTCGTCGATCGAATTCCGGCCTACGACGCCGTCGAAGATCTCCTCGGCGGGAGCGAGGCCACGGACGTCAGCGGCGGGATGGCCGCGAAAGTCCGCGAACTACTCGCGCTCGAGGGCACGGCCTCGATTTTCGGCCTCGACGACCTCCCTGCGTTCCTCGCCGGCGATCGGCCCGGGACGACCGTCGGTTGA
- a CDS encoding DUF5518 domain-containing protein: MGEGDTLLNAVIGGGFTIVTGNLIPLAPVVGGGIAGYLEGGSREDGVRVGVYAGLISLIPVLVFAFLVSSLFGLFGLFAGEVLPGIAGTIFFVVALAFGVLYFVGGAAIGGWLGNYVKYETDVEI; encoded by the coding sequence ATGGGCGAAGGAGATACGCTGCTCAACGCGGTGATTGGTGGCGGGTTCACGATCGTGACTGGGAATCTCATTCCGCTCGCGCCGGTCGTCGGGGGTGGCATCGCGGGCTACCTCGAAGGCGGGTCGCGTGAAGACGGCGTGCGCGTCGGCGTCTACGCCGGCCTGATCTCCCTGATTCCCGTCCTCGTCTTCGCCTTCCTCGTCTCGAGCCTCTTCGGCCTGTTCGGCCTGTTCGCCGGCGAGGTACTCCCCGGAATCGCCGGTACGATCTTCTTCGTCGTCGCCCTCGCGTTCGGCGTGCTCTACTTCGTTGGCGGGGCGGCGATTGGCGGGTGGCTCGGCAACTATGTGAAGTACGAGACCGACGTCGAGATCTAA
- a CDS encoding ribonuclease J, translating into MEIEIATIGGYQEVGRQMTAVRAGDDVVIFDMGLNLSKVLIHDNVETERMHSLDLIDMGAIPDDRIMSDLEGDVQAIVPTHGHLDHIGAISKLAHRYDAPVVATPFTIELVKQQIESEQKFGVENDLVKMDAGGTMSIGDSGVELEFVNVTHSIIDAINPVLHTPEGSIVYGLDKRMDHTPVIGDPIDMKRFREIGREDNGVLCYIEDCTNAGKKGRTPSESVARKHLKDALYSMEDYDGGIVATTFSSHISRVTSLVEFAKDIGRQPVLLGRSMEKYSGTAERLDFVDFPEDLGMFGHRKSVDRTFKRIMNEGKEDYLPVVTGHQGEPRAMLTRMARGETPYELDAGDKVVFSARVIPEPTNEGQRYQAEKLLGMQGARIYDDIHVSGHLNKEGHYEMLDALQPQNVIPAHQDLSGFSDYVNLCEDEGYRMDRDLHISRNGNLIQLVD; encoded by the coding sequence ATGGAAATCGAAATTGCCACGATCGGCGGCTACCAGGAAGTCGGCCGCCAGATGACTGCGGTGCGAGCAGGCGACGACGTCGTTATCTTCGACATGGGCCTGAACCTGTCGAAGGTCCTCATCCACGACAACGTCGAGACCGAGCGGATGCACAGCCTCGACCTGATCGACATGGGTGCGATCCCGGACGATCGCATCATGAGCGACCTCGAGGGCGACGTGCAGGCTATCGTGCCGACGCACGGTCACCTCGACCACATCGGCGCCATCTCCAAGCTGGCCCATCGCTACGACGCCCCCGTCGTGGCGACGCCGTTCACGATCGAACTGGTCAAGCAGCAGATCGAGAGCGAGCAGAAGTTCGGCGTCGAGAACGACCTCGTCAAGATGGACGCGGGCGGCACGATGTCCATCGGCGACTCGGGCGTCGAACTCGAGTTCGTCAACGTCACCCACTCCATCATCGACGCGATCAACCCCGTCCTCCACACGCCGGAGGGGTCGATCGTCTACGGGCTGGACAAGCGCATGGACCACACGCCCGTCATCGGCGACCCGATCGACATGAAGCGGTTCCGCGAGATCGGTCGCGAGGACAACGGCGTGCTGTGTTACATCGAGGACTGTACGAACGCTGGCAAGAAGGGCCGAACGCCCAGCGAGTCCGTCGCACGCAAACACCTGAAGGACGCGCTGTACTCGATGGAAGACTACGACGGCGGCATCGTCGCCACGACGTTCTCCTCGCACATCTCCCGCGTCACCTCCCTCGTGGAGTTCGCGAAAGACATCGGCCGGCAGCCAGTGCTGCTCGGCCGCTCGATGGAGAAGTACTCCGGCACGGCAGAGCGGCTCGACTTCGTTGACTTCCCCGAAGACCTCGGGATGTTCGGTCACCGGAAGTCCGTCGACCGCACGTTCAAGCGGATCATGAACGAGGGCAAGGAGGACTACCTGCCCGTCGTCACCGGTCACCAGGGCGAGCCCCGCGCGATGCTCACCCGGATGGCCCGTGGCGAGACGCCCTACGAACTGGACGCCGGCGACAAGGTCGTCTTCTCCGCGCGCGTCATCCCCGAGCCGACCAACGAGGGCCAGCGCTACCAGGCAGAGAAGCTGCTGGGCATGCAGGGCGCCCGGATCTACGACGACATCCACGTCTCCGGCCACCTCAACAAGGAGGGCCACTACGAGATGCTCGACGCGCTCCAGCCCCAGAACGTCATCCCCGCTCACCAGGACCTCAGCGGGTTCTCTGACTACGTGAACCTCTGTGAGGACGAGGGCTACCGCATGGACCGGGACCTCCACATCTCCCGCAACGGCAACCTCATCCAGCTCGTCGACTAG
- the idsA3 gene encoding geranylfarnesyl diphosphate synthase translates to MSDPEAREAAVLATIRERREIVNEAIPEEIPIQTPERLYEASRYLLDAGGKRLRPTISLLVAEALADVEPGSTDYRTFPTLSAEVPEIDVLSSAVSVEVIQSFTLIHDDIMDDDDLRRGVPAVHREFDLETAILAGDTLYSKAFEIMLGTGAADERSVRALDVLARTCTEICEGQALDVEFEDRGDVAVEEYLHMIEQKTAVLYGAAASLPALLMGADDETVDALYQYGLDVGRGFQIQDDVLDLTVPSEKLGKQRGSDLVENKRTLITLHAREQGVDIGTLVETDSVEAVTEAEIDDAVATLQEAGSIEFARERAEGLVESGKAHLEVLPDNEARELLEQTADYLIERGY, encoded by the coding sequence ATGTCCGACCCGGAGGCACGAGAGGCGGCCGTGCTCGCGACGATCCGCGAGCGACGCGAGATCGTCAACGAGGCCATCCCGGAAGAGATCCCGATCCAGACGCCCGAACGCCTCTACGAGGCCTCGCGCTACCTGCTGGACGCCGGTGGCAAGCGACTGCGTCCGACCATCTCGCTCCTCGTCGCCGAGGCGCTCGCGGACGTCGAACCCGGGAGTACGGACTACCGGACGTTCCCGACGCTCTCCGCGGAGGTCCCCGAAATCGACGTACTGTCCTCGGCCGTCTCGGTGGAGGTCATCCAGTCGTTCACGCTGATCCACGACGACATCATGGACGACGACGACCTCCGGCGGGGCGTCCCCGCGGTCCACCGCGAGTTCGACCTCGAGACGGCGATCCTCGCGGGGGACACGCTCTACTCGAAGGCGTTCGAGATCATGCTCGGCACGGGCGCGGCAGACGAACGAAGCGTCCGCGCGCTCGACGTGCTCGCCCGGACCTGCACGGAGATCTGTGAGGGGCAGGCGCTCGACGTCGAGTTCGAGGACCGCGGCGACGTCGCGGTAGAGGAGTACCTCCACATGATCGAGCAAAAGACCGCCGTGCTCTACGGCGCGGCTGCGAGCCTGCCAGCATTGCTGATGGGCGCCGACGACGAGACCGTCGACGCGCTCTACCAGTACGGGCTGGACGTCGGCCGCGGCTTCCAGATTCAGGACGACGTCCTCGACCTGACGGTTCCCTCCGAGAAGCTCGGCAAGCAGCGCGGCTCCGACCTCGTCGAGAACAAGCGGACGCTCATCACGCTCCACGCGCGCGAGCAGGGCGTCGACATCGGCACTCTCGTCGAGACGGACTCCGTCGAAGCCGTTACGGAGGCAGAGATCGACGACGCCGTCGCGACGCTACAGGAGGCGGGGAGCATCGAGTTCGCCCGCGAACGAGCGGAAGGGCTCGTCGAGTCCGGGAAGGCCCACCTCGAAGTGCTCCCGGACAACGAGGCGCGGGAACTGCTCGAACAGACGGCGGACTACCTGATCGAGCGCGGGTACTGA
- a CDS encoding 5-deoxy-glucuronate isomerase, translated as MGYSKVSLDEVEAHRLEEPERTILPIGVELRPAKMRPSVWEYEAGETSNRHRQREQEELYVPLAGRFEVAIAGNEGGEDGTGDEELLELETGDYLVVDPETTRQLTAVTDGRILVVGAPNVTDDGVVVD; from the coding sequence ATGGGCTACTCGAAGGTCTCACTCGACGAGGTCGAGGCGCACCGGCTGGAGGAACCCGAGCGGACGATCCTCCCGATCGGCGTCGAACTTCGCCCCGCGAAGATGCGCCCGAGCGTGTGGGAGTACGAGGCCGGCGAGACGAGCAATCGGCACCGGCAGCGCGAGCAGGAGGAACTCTACGTCCCGCTCGCTGGACGCTTCGAGGTGGCGATCGCTGGGAACGAAGGAGGCGAGGATGGCACGGGAGACGAGGAGCTTCTCGAACTCGAGACCGGTGACTACCTCGTGGTCGATCCCGAGACGACCCGTCAGCTCACGGCGGTGACGGACGGGCGGATCCTCGTGGTGGGGGCGCCGAACGTGACGGACGACGGCGTCGTCGTGGACTGA
- the tpiA gene encoding triose-phosphate isomerase, which produces MFVLVNLKAYDCDPVAIGRAAAEVADDAGARIAVAPQAADLRAVAETGVETWAQHVSPVEHGSNTGSTLAESVAAAGAEGTLLNHSERRLKLADIDASIDAARRANLDVVACANNPEQVAAVAALEPDAVAVEPPELIGTGTPVSQADPDIVEGAVAAAADVDPAVEVYCGAGISTGDDVVAAGDLGAEGVLLASGVAKADDPAAALRDLVSGL; this is translated from the coding sequence GTGTTCGTCCTCGTCAATCTGAAGGCCTACGACTGCGATCCGGTCGCGATCGGCCGGGCCGCGGCCGAGGTCGCCGACGACGCTGGCGCGCGAATCGCCGTCGCACCGCAGGCCGCCGACCTCCGGGCGGTCGCCGAGACCGGCGTCGAGACGTGGGCCCAGCACGTCAGCCCCGTCGAACACGGCTCGAACACCGGATCGACGCTCGCGGAGTCGGTCGCCGCCGCCGGCGCGGAGGGAACCCTGCTCAACCACTCCGAGCGCCGCCTGAAGCTCGCGGACATCGACGCCTCGATCGACGCCGCACGGCGCGCGAATCTGGATGTCGTCGCCTGCGCGAACAACCCCGAGCAGGTCGCCGCCGTCGCTGCGCTCGAACCGGACGCCGTCGCCGTCGAACCTCCGGAACTCATCGGGACCGGAACGCCGGTCAGTCAAGCCGATCCGGACATCGTCGAGGGTGCCGTGGCAGCGGCAGCGGACGTCGATCCCGCCGTCGAGGTCTACTGCGGAGCCGGCATCTCCACGGGCGACGACGTCGTCGCCGCCGGCGACCTCGGCGCGGAGGGCGTCTTGCTGGCCAGCGGCGTCGCGAAGGCGGACGATCCGGCTGCCGCGCTCAGAGACCTCGTCTCCGGGCTGTAG
- the pyrI gene encoding aspartate carbamoyltransferase regulatory subunit encodes MSERELRISKIENGTVIDHVPGGEALNVLAVLGIDGTGGETVSIGMNVESDALGRKDVVKVEDRELSQDEVDVLSLIAPEATINIIREFDVVEKKRLDRPESVSGVLACPNHDCITSGDEPVETKFEVLDSGVRCVYCETIIREDITDHIVR; translated from the coding sequence ATGAGCGAGCGCGAACTCCGGATCTCCAAGATCGAGAACGGGACCGTCATCGACCACGTGCCCGGCGGCGAGGCGCTGAACGTCCTCGCAGTCCTGGGCATCGACGGCACCGGCGGCGAGACGGTCTCGATCGGGATGAACGTCGAGTCCGATGCCCTCGGCCGCAAGGACGTGGTGAAGGTCGAAGACCGAGAACTCAGCCAGGACGAGGTCGACGTCCTCAGCCTGATCGCGCCCGAGGCGACGATCAACATCATCCGTGAGTTCGACGTCGTCGAGAAGAAACGCCTCGACCGTCCCGAATCCGTCAGCGGCGTCCTCGCGTGCCCGAACCACGATTGCATCACGTCCGGCGACGAGCCGGTGGAGACGAAGTTCGAAGTGCTCGATTCCGGCGTTCGCTGCGTCTACTGCGAGACGATCATCCGCGAGGACATCACCGACCACATCGTGCGATAG
- the pyrB gene encoding aspartate carbamoyltransferase: MRHDHVLTARQLSREDVEEVLDRAAEIAADPDAVSDRHAGALLATCFFEPSTRTKMSFEAAIKRLGGDVVDMGSVESSSVKKGESLADTMRVIEGYADAIVLRHPKQGAAKMASEFVDVPLLNAGDGAGHHPTQTLLDLFTIREAQGLDDLTIGIMGDLKYGRTVHSLAHALTTFDARQHFISPESLQLPRGVRYDLHEAGAQVREHTELEEVLPSLDVLYVTRIQRERFPDENEYRKVAGEYRIDSETLEAADDDLAVLHPLPRVDEIAPEIDDTEHAQYFQQAHNGVPVRMALLDLLLDGAAVGAIGGDAR; this comes from the coding sequence ATGCGTCACGACCACGTGCTCACCGCCAGACAACTCTCGCGGGAGGACGTCGAGGAGGTCCTCGACCGGGCGGCCGAGATCGCCGCCGACCCCGACGCCGTGTCGGACCGTCACGCCGGTGCGCTGCTCGCGACCTGCTTCTTCGAGCCGAGCACGCGCACGAAGATGAGTTTCGAGGCGGCGATCAAGCGCCTCGGCGGCGACGTCGTCGACATGGGCTCGGTGGAGTCCTCGAGCGTCAAGAAAGGGGAGAGCCTCGCGGACACCATGCGCGTCATCGAGGGGTACGCCGACGCGATCGTCCTGCGCCACCCCAAACAGGGCGCGGCGAAGATGGCCTCGGAGTTCGTCGACGTCCCGCTGCTCAACGCCGGCGACGGTGCGGGCCACCACCCGACACAGACGCTGCTCGACCTGTTCACGATCCGGGAGGCACAGGGCCTCGACGACCTCACGATCGGGATCATGGGTGACCTGAAGTACGGGCGGACGGTCCACTCGCTCGCCCACGCGCTGACGACCTTCGACGCGCGCCAGCACTTCATCAGCCCGGAGAGCCTCCAGCTCCCCCGCGGCGTGCGCTACGACCTGCACGAGGCCGGCGCGCAGGTCCGCGAGCACACCGAACTCGAGGAGGTGCTGCCGAGTCTCGACGTGCTCTACGTCACCCGCATCCAGCGCGAGCGCTTCCCGGACGAGAACGAGTACCGCAAGGTCGCCGGAGAGTACCGGATCGACTCCGAGACGCTCGAAGCGGCCGACGACGACCTCGCCGTGCTCCACCCGCTCCCGCGCGTCGACGAGATTGCGCCCGAGATCGACGACACCGAGCACGCGCAGTACTTCCAGCAGGCCCACAACGGCGTCCCGGTGCGGATGGCCCTTCTGGATCTGCTCCTCGACGGGGCAGCCGTCGGCGCCATCGGGGGTGATGCGCGATGA
- a CDS encoding division plane positioning ATPase MipZ, protein MIAIAGGKGGCGKTTTTLGIARSLEASGIGGRAIDLDAGMPNLHRMADVDREPPLAALVDEEGGAEIQRDSHGVEIVPAPRALAALDLSSALDAVQPRDGVALFDCPAGAGPAATAPLREAEAVILVSTSREESVEDAAKTGRMARSLGVPVLGAVVTRTQRVSRGVASELAAEQTVAIPTRGEPLTDDRVRECYDAVAGWIETWLQRRGREKYSEAERSDTTVTVRKPAIRGDRSESRTCPCCGGIRPARSSDERATDRRDRRSRRSRAARGTRSSWRGGGALSGRR, encoded by the coding sequence ATGATCGCGATCGCCGGCGGGAAAGGCGGCTGTGGCAAGACGACGACCACGCTAGGCATCGCGCGATCCCTCGAAGCATCCGGGATCGGCGGCCGGGCGATCGACCTCGACGCTGGGATGCCGAACCTCCATCGCATGGCCGACGTCGATCGGGAGCCCCCGCTCGCGGCGCTCGTGGACGAGGAAGGTGGCGCGGAAATCCAGCGCGACTCGCACGGTGTCGAAATCGTCCCCGCACCGCGGGCACTCGCGGCGCTCGACCTCTCGTCGGCGCTCGACGCGGTGCAACCTCGCGACGGGGTCGCGCTGTTCGATTGTCCTGCGGGAGCCGGTCCCGCAGCGACTGCGCCGCTCCGGGAGGCCGAGGCCGTGATTCTGGTCTCCACGAGCAGGGAAGAGAGCGTCGAGGACGCCGCCAAGACGGGGCGAATGGCGCGCAGTCTCGGGGTCCCGGTGCTCGGAGCGGTCGTCACCCGCACCCAGCGAGTGAGTCGCGGGGTCGCTTCGGAACTGGCCGCGGAGCAGACGGTAGCGATCCCGACCCGAGGGGAACCGCTGACCGACGATCGGGTTCGAGAGTGCTACGACGCGGTCGCAGGCTGGATCGAGACGTGGCTGCAACGACGGGGACGAGAGAAGTACTCCGAGGCAGAGCGTAGTGATACGACCGTGACTGTTCGAAAGCCAGCGATACGCGGCGACCGCTCCGAGTCGAGGACGTGTCCCTGCTGTGGCGGGATCCGCCCGGCCCGGAGCAGCGACGAACGCGCTACAGATCGACGCGATCGCCGATCTCGACGATCTCGAGCCGCTCGGGGTACGCGAAGCTCCTGGCGTGGTGGTGGAGCACTTTCGGGTCGGCGGTGA
- a CDS encoding MBL fold metallo-hydrolase, with the protein MPTSDWDDWLVRDIEVADPDGLAAWYLGCNGFVVKAGDGTTIWIDPYVGLGDPPRTVRMIPVPFDPADVEAADAVLATHEHTDHVHGPSQAPILESTGAPFYAPDDSLAVARDEEDWQADHDIADDQFVAVAEGDTFEVGEVTVHVEFAHDPDATHPVSYVIEYGDATLFHGGDTKPHDDFEELGEAYDVDLGILAFGTIGTIDDKETGEPVRTKWYNTENQIVEAASDLQFDRLLPSHWDMWKGLTADPKVLHHHARSFAYPERLEIVEIGDRVDL; encoded by the coding sequence ATGCCCACGAGCGACTGGGACGACTGGCTCGTCCGCGATATCGAGGTCGCCGATCCCGACGGCCTCGCAGCGTGGTACCTCGGCTGCAACGGCTTCGTCGTCAAGGCCGGCGACGGCACGACGATCTGGATCGACCCCTACGTCGGTCTCGGTGATCCGCCGCGAACCGTCCGGATGATTCCGGTGCCGTTCGATCCCGCCGACGTCGAGGCGGCCGACGCCGTGCTCGCGACCCACGAGCACACCGACCACGTGCACGGCCCGAGCCAGGCACCGATCCTCGAATCCACGGGCGCACCGTTCTACGCGCCCGACGACAGCCTCGCCGTCGCCCGGGACGAGGAGGACTGGCAGGCAGACCACGATATCGCCGACGACCAGTTCGTGGCGGTCGCCGAGGGCGACACGTTCGAGGTCGGCGAGGTGACCGTCCACGTCGAGTTCGCGCACGACCCCGACGCGACCCATCCGGTCTCCTACGTGATCGAGTACGGCGACGCGACCCTGTTCCACGGCGGCGACACCAAGCCCCACGACGACTTCGAGGAACTCGGCGAAGCCTACGACGTCGACCTCGGGATCCTCGCGTTCGGCACGATCGGCACCATCGACGACAAGGAGACCGGCGAGCCCGTGCGAACGAAGTGGTACAACACCGAGAATCAGATCGTCGAGGCAGCCAGCGACCTCCAGTTCGACCGGCTGCTCCCGAGCCACTGGGACATGTGGAAGGGTCTCACCGCCGACCCGAAAGTGCTCCACCACCACGCCAGGAGCTTCGCGTACCCCGAGCGGCTCGAGATCGTCGAGATCGGCGATCGCGTCGATCTGTAG
- the eif1A gene encoding translation initiation factor eIF-1A encodes MSEEQERRNLRMPSDDEVFAVVTEHNGGNHVRVQCADGEDRMGRIPGRMKYRTWISEGDVVLVEPWDWQDEKANIEWRYSEQDADQLREEGHIQ; translated from the coding sequence ATGAGCGAGGAACAAGAACGGCGGAATCTCCGGATGCCGTCGGACGACGAGGTATTCGCGGTAGTCACAGAGCACAACGGCGGTAACCACGTCCGCGTCCAGTGCGCGGACGGTGAGGACCGAATGGGCCGGATTCCCGGCCGCATGAAGTACCGAACGTGGATCAGCGAGGGCGACGTCGTCCTCGTCGAGCCCTGGGACTGGCAGGACGAGAAGGCCAACATCGAGTGGCGCTACTCCGAGCAGGACGCCGACCAGCTGCGCGAAGAAGGCCACATCCAGTAA